In Candidatus Bathyarchaeia archaeon, a genomic segment contains:
- a CDS encoding YdeI/OmpD-associated family protein, protein MNARISLDKEKSSFTTKLVRPEGVGTWTFAPIPADISGQAGLKARMRVSGTIDGVPVKSSLVAGSGELFIVIAKELRDKIGKQAGDVVKMTFGLDTSNSAVKVPTDLKKALSTNEKAKNSFEKMAPSHRKAYVQWITQAKTTETRANRIGKAIQQISVGKKLK, encoded by the coding sequence ATGAACGCGAGAATTTCACTCGACAAGGAGAAGTCGTCCTTCACGACGAAGCTCGTTCGGCCCGAGGGAGTAGGCACATGGACCTTTGCGCCAATCCCCGCCGATATCTCCGGTCAAGCCGGGTTGAAAGCCAGGATGCGAGTCAGTGGCACCATAGATGGAGTCCCGGTCAAATCGTCCCTGGTGGCTGGAAGCGGAGAACTCTTCATTGTGATTGCGAAGGAATTGAGAGACAAGATCGGTAAACAGGCGGGAGATGTTGTCAAAATGACTTTTGGACTCGACACGTCGAATAGCGCGGTCAAGGTCCCTACTGATCTAAAGAAAGCACTATCGACTAACGAGAAGGCAAAGAACTCGTTCGAGAAAATGGCCCCCTCGCACAGGAAGGCCTACGTCCAATGGATTACTCAAGCAAAAACAACGGAAACCAGGGCAAACCGGATAGGGAAAGCGATTCAACAGATATCAGTCGGCAAGAAACTGAAATGA
- a CDS encoding winged helix-turn-helix domain-containing protein — translation MKPVKMITDPAAMELLGDDTRRRIIYLLRARELTISQIAEELRMTPQAIYHHIKKLLPAEMVEVTREERVDNFIETYYRATAEVFSLSWGTSGKNQAQAEQRLRDTLMSLDKLGIKVQVEEDTVAQIIKTQGKIESFGHKQDIEDKVSKLDDVDFIGKQELSGVASMISLTDKQFLEWLELQKELRKLLRGLLTSTTGSKKGTRAGKS, via the coding sequence ATGAAACCTGTCAAGATGATCACTGATCCGGCTGCCATGGAACTCTTAGGGGACGACACGCGGCGACGGATCATATACTTGCTGAGGGCACGGGAGCTCACAATCAGCCAGATTGCCGAGGAACTCAGGATGACGCCTCAGGCCATCTACCATCACATCAAGAAATTGTTGCCTGCGGAGATGGTTGAAGTTACTCGAGAGGAGAGAGTTGACAATTTCATCGAAACATACTACCGAGCAACTGCAGAAGTCTTCTCGCTTTCCTGGGGAACAAGCGGCAAAAACCAGGCTCAAGCCGAGCAACGTTTGAGAGATACCCTGATGTCACTCGACAAGCTAGGAATCAAAGTCCAAGTCGAAGAAGACACTGTAGCACAGATTATCAAGACTCAAGGAAAAATTGAGAGCTTTGGCCACAAACAAGACATCGAGGATAAAGTCTCAAAGTTGGACGATGTCGACTTTATCGGCAAACAAGAACTTTCAGGCGTGGCCTCAATGATCTCCCTGACTGACAAACAGTTCCTGGAGTGGTTGGAACTGCAGAAGGAATTGAGGAAATTGTTGAGAGGCCTCCTCACCTCGACCACTGGATCTAAAAAAGGGACGCGCGCAGGAAAATCCTAG
- a CDS encoding YciI family protein, whose translation MALFVVINEQGPGWDPKRVMREQKGWTDHAKFMDALETEHFVVLGGPLKYSKHRAMLIVNASSEQELRKKLADDPWMSTGILRTLEIYPWEILLGKLS comes from the coding sequence ATGGCGCTTTTTGTCGTGATTAACGAGCAGGGACCAGGATGGGACCCGAAACGCGTGATGCGGGAACAAAAAGGCTGGACCGACCACGCCAAGTTCATGGATGCACTCGAGACAGAACATTTCGTCGTGTTAGGCGGTCCCCTGAAGTATTCTAAACATCGGGCCATGCTAATCGTCAATGCATCTAGCGAACAAGAACTTCGCAAGAAACTCGCGGACGATCCCTGGATGAGCACTGGCATCCTTCGGACCCTCGAGATCTATCCCTGGGAGATACTCCTCGGGAAACTCTCGTAA
- a CDS encoding CocE/NonD family hydrolase — protein MRDGVHLNATVYKPKGEAKIPIVFTLTPYVADTYHERSVFFARNGYAFALVDCRGRGNSTGIFEPLANEGRDGHDTVEWLARQPWSNGSVAMWGGSYAGFDQWSTLKEFPPHLKTIVPAASCYPGVDFPIIGNTSYSYLMQWLTLTSGKPANNAIFGDNAFWNEKFREHYLANRPFRELDKTIGNTSTVFQEMLKHPVPDAYWDAMVPSPEQYERIKVPILTITGHYDGDQRGALEFYDRHMHYGSSRSKDRHYLIIGPWDHPGTRTPKREVGGITFGEPSVVDLNQLHKEWYDWTMKNGKKPAFLKKRVAYYVTGTEQWKYADSLEEIARRKETLYLSTASKPLGAFSAGIIQPQKPGKLPPDEYVYDPLDISQADLEKDEVKNFITDQRYSINLSGDGLVYHSKPLKEETEVSGFIRLLAWISMDVPDTDFWVRLYEIKHDGTSIFLTEDWMRARYRESTTTAKLIKPDKIERYEFNKFYFFSRTIAKRSILRLVIRPPNSIYWQKNYNSGKDVSAESATDARTAHVKIFHDQEHTSFLEVPTVKPIKFA, from the coding sequence ATGCGAGATGGCGTCCATCTCAACGCCACAGTGTACAAGCCGAAAGGAGAGGCTAAGATCCCAATCGTATTCACTCTGACACCGTACGTCGCAGATACCTATCATGAGCGTTCAGTCTTCTTCGCTCGTAACGGCTACGCCTTCGCACTAGTCGACTGTCGTGGCCGAGGAAACTCTACTGGCATCTTCGAACCTCTCGCAAACGAGGGACGGGACGGCCACGACACAGTAGAATGGCTAGCTCGCCAGCCATGGTCGAACGGCAGTGTCGCTATGTGGGGCGGCTCGTACGCGGGGTTTGACCAGTGGTCGACGCTGAAGGAGTTCCCACCTCACCTCAAAACGATAGTGCCGGCAGCATCTTGTTATCCGGGCGTTGATTTCCCTATCATTGGAAACACATCGTATTCCTACTTGATGCAGTGGCTGACCCTGACGAGTGGTAAGCCGGCGAACAATGCCATCTTCGGAGATAATGCTTTCTGGAATGAGAAATTCAGGGAACACTACCTAGCGAATCGGCCGTTCCGAGAACTTGACAAGACCATCGGCAACACCTCTACGGTCTTTCAAGAAATGCTGAAACATCCTGTGCCCGATGCTTACTGGGACGCCATGGTCCCAAGTCCCGAACAGTACGAGAGGATCAAGGTGCCTATCCTGACGATCACTGGCCACTACGATGGGGACCAGCGGGGAGCCTTGGAGTTTTACGACCGGCACATGCATTACGGGTCCTCTCGGTCCAAGGATCGTCATTACCTGATTATTGGTCCTTGGGATCATCCTGGGACTAGAACTCCGAAGCGGGAGGTTGGCGGCATCACGTTTGGTGAACCAAGCGTCGTCGACCTGAACCAGTTGCACAAAGAATGGTACGACTGGACGATGAAGAACGGCAAGAAGCCCGCGTTCCTCAAGAAACGAGTCGCCTACTACGTGACGGGAACAGAACAGTGGAAGTACGCAGACAGCCTCGAAGAAATCGCTAGAAGGAAAGAAACACTGTACTTATCGACAGCATCGAAACCCCTTGGCGCCTTCTCCGCAGGAATAATACAACCACAAAAACCGGGCAAGTTACCCCCTGACGAATACGTCTACGACCCGCTCGACATTAGCCAGGCGGATCTGGAAAAGGACGAGGTCAAGAATTTCATCACCGACCAGCGGTACTCGATTAACCTGTCCGGTGACGGCCTCGTCTATCACAGCAAGCCGCTCAAGGAAGAAACAGAGGTCAGCGGCTTCATTCGGCTATTAGCCTGGATATCCATGGACGTTCCGGACACCGACTTCTGGGTCCGCCTCTACGAGATCAAACACGACGGGACAAGTATCTTCCTCACAGAAGACTGGATGAGAGCCCGCTACCGAGAGTCAACGACCACAGCCAAGCTCATCAAGCCAGACAAGATAGAACGCTACGAATTCAACAAGTTCTACTTCTTCTCCAGAACCATCGCAAAGAGAAGCATTTTACGTCTGGTGATAAGGCCCCCGAACTCGATCTACTGGCAGAAAAACTACAACAGTGGCAAAGACGTGTCGGCGGAGTCTGCGACCGATGCTCGAACCGCGCACGTGAAAATCTTCCACGACCAAGAACACACCAGCTTTCTCGAAGTCCCGACAGTGAAACCGATCAAATTCGCGTAG
- a CDS encoding crosslink repair DNA glycosylase YcaQ family protein, translating into MKVSGVSGNRSVRVSWKQVAAFRLSRHHLSKRTSLAKLSSVPGDIAGAQAQVLLAGQMSIWPRVKGARLRDVDSALWKDHSLVRAWGMRGTMFLVPSDELSVFVRGSVRRAAYNLNWAIRHSGSKEDVDKLLDRVAEILEEPRTRTDLAQMLTQSHGYKTKSKAAGGWGDKRKVPHVKVGNISLSMGFLLHIIRARDVICSGPNQGTEASYVRADKWIKNWKDVPQERAERELLVKYLKAHGPATINDFAIWEGLYMKDAKDIWSRESENMVEVDIEGTKASILESDLPELEKMRIEEPVVRLVPYFDSFLLGHKSHLNIVDEKNRKKIYRNQGWVSPVLLVDGRAQGVWSHVHKKNDLELKITPFSRLSTQVTERAREEASDLGRFFDCSSVKTVFA; encoded by the coding sequence GTGAAAGTGAGCGGTGTGTCTGGGAATAGGTCAGTTAGGGTTTCTTGGAAACAGGTAGCCGCGTTCAGACTTTCCAGGCACCATTTGTCCAAGCGAACATCTCTTGCGAAATTATCCTCTGTACCCGGCGATATTGCGGGAGCGCAGGCGCAGGTTCTCTTGGCGGGTCAGATGTCTATCTGGCCCCGAGTAAAAGGGGCGAGACTCCGGGATGTGGATTCTGCGTTATGGAAGGACCATTCGCTTGTGAGAGCGTGGGGTATGAGGGGGACCATGTTTCTTGTTCCCTCAGACGAGTTGTCGGTGTTTGTAAGGGGAAGTGTTCGGAGGGCGGCGTACAATCTCAACTGGGCGATCCGACACTCGGGATCAAAGGAAGATGTTGACAAGCTTCTGGATCGCGTTGCCGAGATCTTGGAGGAGCCTCGTACCCGAACGGATCTTGCACAGATGCTGACTCAATCGCATGGATACAAGACAAAGTCGAAGGCTGCTGGAGGCTGGGGAGACAAGAGGAAGGTGCCTCACGTCAAGGTGGGGAACATATCGTTGTCCATGGGTTTCCTGCTTCACATAATACGCGCACGGGATGTCATATGCTCGGGACCCAACCAGGGAACTGAAGCCAGCTATGTGCGTGCTGACAAATGGATCAAGAACTGGAAAGATGTCCCACAGGAAAGGGCCGAACGAGAGCTACTTGTAAAGTACCTGAAAGCACACGGGCCTGCGACAATCAACGACTTTGCGATATGGGAGGGCCTCTACATGAAGGACGCGAAGGACATCTGGTCAAGGGAATCTGAGAATATGGTCGAGGTCGATATTGAGGGGACGAAGGCTAGTATTCTTGAATCTGATCTTCCTGAACTGGAGAAAATGAGGATTGAGGAGCCGGTTGTACGACTCGTTCCCTACTTCGACTCGTTCCTCCTAGGCCACAAGTCTCATCTGAACATCGTTGATGAGAAGAACCGCAAGAAGATCTATCGGAACCAGGGATGGGTCTCTCCTGTCTTGCTAGTTGACGGCCGAGCCCAAGGGGTCTGGTCCCATGTTCATAAGAAAAATGATCTAGAATTGAAGATCACGCCATTTTCGAGGCTCTCGACCCAGGTAACGGAAAGAGCGAGGGAAGAGGCATCTGATCTCGGCCGATTCTTCGATTGTTCAAGCGTGAAAACGGTGTTCGCCTGA